The stretch of DNA atttgaatgattattgtcaatgtgttaatcaacagacacatggtctgcagacattgggtctacaacaaggtgccttttaaaagacaagtggttaGCAGACATCAAATTTACCATAACAGTTCTAACACTAGGGAGAAAGGTTTAACAATTCATTGGTTTCCGAAAGACCCTGCTTTGTGCGAACTCTGGACGCAGCAAGTTTGTAGGATAAGAGCTGGTCCGAAAGGAACAGTATGGAAGCCAAGCTCGTCGTCAGTACTTTGCTCAGCACATTTGGAAGAGGAGTGCTACGACTCGATCCCCGCTCTGAAGGAGCAGCTTGGTATCAATGTTCGTCTGAAGAAGGTTTTGCTGCCCAATTCGGTTCCGAGCAATGGCCCTTTGCGATCTGTAGGCTAGTAATGGTGACTATTTGGCTACTTCTGGGAGGTGAGGAGgcagactgcacacacacatgctcgcTGGTACAAATGCTGGGTGTGGATATTACAAAGTACAATATCTTACGGAGTGTTCATTGTCAGAAAAGTGAACAAGAAGGAAGTTACCATTCCACGTGCTGTAGCCTGCCAAAATCCATAGGCATCCGACCGTCtgccacagcagcaccaccaACAGCGCCTTCCGCCTCGCCATCCGAACTTTACGTGGAACCGTGTGGCTCCAACTCACCCAGGTATGGCTCGTATCTATAGGGCATAACGCCCCTCACATAGTCCTCCAGCATTGGGTCGGACTCTGCCACTTCGAAAAATGTGTCAGGATCCGAGAATGAATCGGAGGAGTTGTCAGAATCCATGTTGTAGCTATGACAGGTGTCAGGATAGTCGTGAGTGACAAAGGTGGCGTTCCGGAATGCACGTCATAGGTCACGTGAAGGACTAATAGGAAGCTCGCCAGCAGATCGCAAAAATCGCACTTTTAAAAGGCCGTACAAACTCAATTTCTCTATCATAATGATTAAAACCAACTTCAAGTGACTATTTTGTATGTGTACTTTcaatgtgtttatgtatattacagtattttccacgtgtcatgaggtctttcagtgtttcccacagaagtTTTGGAAActataggggggggggggattcaagCAGTGTAAATTTGTGCGAGTGCagattttaattaatttgatttatttggacaaatataaaaaaaatacaccataaaagacaacaaattgaaaaaaaggaatgtgtgctggagatgtcagaaacccttgtgggcttataaggaaacctcatcttgtcattaaaacccaatgataacaattgtaatagaaaatatttacaggttaaaactcaacttcatgaaaaatatgaatggatcatatacagtgagtacttatgcctttttgagaaacttgaaaaggttgtccttgataataaagggtgtgggaagtacacaatgagttcatgaacacatcagaagtgatttggttttgatatctttaaaacaaGAGAgccattacaaaataaaagccataaatATGAATGAATCGTATACAGTGAgtacttatgccttttttttttttaatgaaaaggtTGTCCTCgataataaagggtgtgggaaatacacaatgagttcatgaacacatcagaagtattttggttttgatatctataaaaacaagagagctattacaaaataaaagccataaatAAGACTGAGTCTTATACACTGATTACTtatacctttttaaaaaaattaaaaggttttccttgataacaaagggtgtgggaagtacacaatgagtccatgaacacatcagaagtggtttggtgttgatatctttaaaaacaagagcgctattacaaaataaaagtctaaaatggaataaactatgcacactgagtaaatgttctacctaaaatgatttttctggaaattaaaaggctgtgaaagctttatGGTGACTTCACAAacccatcagaagtggtttggtgttcattggttgaatagTCCCTAAGCGCTCtggctgccgtagttcacttagaagtatattcggcgcggttactctgatctttcgccagacttgcttactttggtgagttgataaagcctgtggtatgttagtcttagttttctgtaaatattaataccatcctgaggctaattggtgcggttttcgtgacgctattacaattacaaagccggaaaataagcgaatgtcgaatataaaaccaacttcaccccgctccgccGAGTCGGGATGGTTGAAACACACATGCGAGACGGATGgaacaccttattttaaacagaaactattgagtttactatttttttaagcaacataccggacaacatactagtgtactcgtcattgctcaaatttcacattatttctcataatataaataggtcaaaaaaatatgtttctcaacgaaatcacgatgattacagctgatctttatgcacgcgcacccactgatccgccccgacagcgactaataacacataaaccttttttgccactaaacttcaaaactctgacattgcacactttaggacatgtttaattactaattcacctATTGTATAgtcatattattattgcatgaaacaaaaaatacaagtatttattacaaaaaaaattccGCACGGAAGATTTTACTTACCGCATTGAAAAACAGGTTTGCGGGGATAAAATTTGAACGGCACAACGTTTTCACGCGAGATTTCGCAGGGTTGGTCAGTCTTGCGCTGGGGCGGTTCTAGGGGCAGGGCCACAGGGGCATTGGCCCcagctgaaatctgattggccCCCTGACGTGCCCCTGTCCTgtcactcatctgtcttttgTCCGGTTCAGTTCCCGTCACAAAAAACGAAGAATAATGCTGTTTTAGAGGAGTGAAATGTACAGTAGTTACCCACATGCAactttgtgtatgtttgtgagagagatgttttgaactgacagtatttgtgaaaaagtaaaaaggttttgaaaaatgaaataaaatgctggattttctcacatgctgtgtgtgtttgagagcattttgtctatgtacagtaaaaatgcatgtaaaaattattattatttttctttttaattacgTGTTTAATTAAGTGTTTGAACATGGTGTGACTGGTGAAATGTATATACAGTACCTTACCAAAACAGGGAATTGTGTGCAAGGGTGTTGGACAAATACTTGGCCCCTCTATGAACACTGTGGCCCCTTAATGGCCCCTTACTCAGAAATATCCTAGATCCGCCACTGGTCTTGCGGGCTGAACGTAGTGACGAAATTTGACGTGTCAGACTTGCGTGGTTTTCGAGGAAAGCGCTGTGTTTCAAACGTCCCGTGTTTCAAACGATTGGAATTCGGAAAACTATGGCGGCaaaaaggaaactatggcgggccgccatagtttcctcaatgtatgggaaacactgtaCTTACTTTCCAATGCTTTGGTAAACTTGGTTGTAGCTAAAGACGTTGCATGCTATCTGTTCAGTTTCTGAACTCTCTCCACGCTCCATCAGACATGCGAACCAGCCCTCATCAAGGTAAGCCAGGTCTGAGTAACCACTGGGCCCCTTGTTAATGATCCAGGGTTGGCTCCATGCAGCTGAATCCTGCGGGGATTTGTTCAGATACACTCCTAAATCAACTCTTTTGGAAGGACTGGTTGGGTGGGTATAGAGCAGCCACTCAGACTCCTTATTTGACCCGACCTCTTCGGGCTGAGCTGGAAAGGAGACCACACTTCCCTGACAGCCACAACCTGTTTCCACGAGCTTCCCAGCAGATGGGAGGATGATGAAATCCCCTCCGCTGTCATCGCTGACAGCTTCCACTCGATGACCTCCATCATTACGAGCGTTGCAGTAGAGAAACCTGGAGCCTCCGGCATCGGAAATCTCTGCCATTTCACACTCAACAGATTTTTTTCCAAGCATGTTGCCAAACTGCCATGTAGTGCCGCCATCGTCGCTGTAAAGACTTATTGCACGAGGAACAGCGCAGAAACATGCTATACAGAAGCATGAAGGACAGCAAGAACCATAAGCATAAGCTGGAACAATCAGTCTACCAGTCTGTGTTTGAAGGCCATGGCCCGGCCCGACAGCAAATGTGGCCCATTTCTTCATTTGGGGCATTTTATCGGTCAGATCAGTGACTTTGCTCCAGACTTGGCCTCCGTCTGTGGTGGTAACGTAGCAGAGACGGGCCTTGTTAATGCCCCAGAACCTCTGCCACGGTTCTGAAACGGTGCCTTCGACGCTgatgaaaaacagaaacagtGTTCTGGTGCTCTTTTCGTAGACCGGGCATGGGTTCATCGGACGATATCCGTCAAGGCGACTCTTCTCCACCACGTTTTTGGACTCTGACCACTGAAAAAAAGACACCAGTCAGAGGCTGAaattaacttctttttttttttaaattacacaaCAATGAATTTGttattttatataatcaccTGAATTTTCAGGTCATGAGTGGTTTCATCTTTGATAAATGTTCCTGTTTTCATGACCAGCGCCTCTGTGCTGGCGTCATCTGAAGTGTGCCGCTTCTCTGCAAAGGCCATCAGGACTTTTCTGTCTCTGTCGTAGAAAAGAGACGGAATCCTGTATACCTCATTCCTATCCTTGTTGGAAAGAAAGACGGTATTTTGATCCCAATACGGAGTTGAGACTTTGTTGCCCATGGTCTGCAATCTGTAGGAAAATAATAACACAACATATGACGATTAAAGTCGTGCAGGTTCGTCGTTCAGGTGATGAGAGTCTGCTTGATTTTTTTATCAGACATGAAGCTGCACTTTGAGAGGGAGGAGGTTTTATTGCAATGAGATGGGGACATAACAAAGTGTGATAATGCCTCGGAATGAATTAACGAGGGTGAGAGTTTATCTGTGGCAGTCATGGGTCACATGTAGGCCTGCCTAAAGCTGAGCAACAATTAAATAATACACCAGACAAAAATCATTTCACTCATGCTGATGGACAatgattgtgttttttcttaATAAAGTAAAGTCTTTTTGCTGAGGTTTCTTTTTTCTGCACCACATTTTGTGGATTGTACAGATGGTGCAGGATTCGTCACCAACTTAGCCTCAGAGAAGGAGATTCATAGCTTGAGGTGGACTTCGCTGCCTAAACCTTACTGCATAGTTTTAATACCAACATTTCACCAAATAATGACTTTAAGTGGGCAGCAAGAGaaaaaagtttgaaataaataaGTATTGTGTCGTACGGTACATGAACTCTGGTGTCTTTGGATGAACATTGTATGCACAATGTTTTGTGCCAGAAATAATTCCtaatggtttatttattgatttattttctcctttagcagtagctaacgctaacagcttagctaatgaaaaTGACGTACagcaacttctaaggagttattgcttttcctttctgaaagatgaacattattgttcccacattactttgttagctgaagctttccAGCTGAACGGTTAGGTTCAGtaactcatcaacctgcagctgtgtggataaggtgtgtttccaacacaacaccggtcctctcctcactctcgctGCTACATTGAACGCCGTGTACCTCTCGGTGTGTTAACATTACATTATCTGCAcgtttctgataaagatgtagATCTCCAAGTATAATTATTTAATGAGGTtaatacaaaatgtttaaacgcAGTATTAAtggtacacatgcattactacgagttaTGCTGTGTATatctccggcttggtccatcactgttgatgagaaagcattgtttgccagcatctgctgctaacttATGCCAAactatttccctctgggatcaaaagagtaaccatccatccatccattatcttccgctggtccggggatcgggtcgcgggggcagcagcttgagcaaagagacccagacgtccctgtccccggccacttcctccagctcttctggggggacgccgaggcgttcccaggccagccgagagacatagtctctccaacgtgtcctgggtcttccccggggcctcctcccagtgggacgggcccggaacacctcaccggggaggcgtccaggaggcattctcaccagatgcccgagccacctcatctgactcctctcgatgcagaggagcagcggttctactccgagcccctcccggatgaccgagcttctcaccctatctctaagggagagcccagacaccctgcggaggaaactcatttcggccgcttgtattcgcgatctcgttccttcggtcactacccacagctcgtgaccataggtgagggtaggaacatagaactcctccacttggggaaggatctcattcccgacccgaagagagcattccacccttttccggccgaagaccatggtctcggatttggaggtgctgatggtcatcccagccgcttcacactcggctgcgaaccgctccagtgagagctgaaggtcacggcctgacgacgccaacagaaccacatcgtccgcaaaaagcagagacccgattctgaggtcgccaaaccggaccccctcaacgccctggctgcgcctagaaattctgtccataaaaattatgaagagaatcggtgacaaagggcagccctgacggagtccaaccctcacaggaaacatgtccgacttactgccggcaatgcgaaccaaactctgacaccggtcatacagataTAGAGTTACCATCTGTATCTATATATAGAGCTGGAGGGTTTTTGGTCTGGCTGGAGGAACAGCTTCATTATATCTGTGTTACTGCATTAAATTACAGCAGATGCCCAGGGTTTGATTACAGGTAACTAAATAAACACACCGTATGATATAAAGTGTGCTGCTCACTATATTAAGATATTATAAATTTATCATTAAATCAGTGTTAAAATCTAACACTGATTTCTTATCAGAATTACACTGCAAAATAATATGATTTTAATTATTAACAGACACAAAATCAGCGTTAGTTTAATTTAGATTCAGTTGTTGATTTTACATCCGCTCAGTACTAAGTAGATCACACCACAACCTACACAATGTATACTGTTTGAAccaaaaagtcaaaagaagtaaatagaaataaaaactcaCCAACAGCAAGTGGTTCCACAGTTGAAGTTTGACGTGTGTTTAATCGGGAAGGGTGGCCCTCTTTAATACTCCACTGTTTTATTGCTCTACAACTTTTTACGGTCTTATTTTCCTCTGATAAATGAACTCATTTAGATAAATAGTGAAGTTTATGATTTCTATCAGGTCTTGTTTTGATTGTGTCCTGTGTGTATACCAGCTTGAGATATTAACTCTTCATAGTCTGGAGGTTTGCGTTCTGAGATGCTCGAGCGTCTGTCTCCACCCTGTGGTTTTTGATCATGTGTCAAAGCCAGTTGGCGTCTGTGAAAGCATTTGTAAATATCTATTCCCATAGTctcaatgaaaaaaatagttATTTCTAAGTTTCCTTTTCAAACCTCCAACTTTTCCAATAATTAGGGCCAAATTGTAAATCTGATGCCCTCACATTAAGAGTCTTTTACTTGTTAATAACTCCCACGTGATTCTAATACTCTGAATTCTGCTTTCATATACAGTCAAGTGCAAATATTTTCAGCCatacccctcatttctttatattttccttccaagcagccatacttccttgtaatcttttaaagtggtcttgagcaatagttctccaatctttctgaaggtctttcaaagtttttcttttgacattttgtgctttttcactcattttcagtccagtccttgtaccttttttctttgttaagccactaactctgacctatgaatcattcaggcagaaaaaaggctcctaactcaagggatgaaccagtgttgtgtccacacataacagacaacttagcaaagtagccgttttaaattggatctttaggcactttgttactagcagcctgtcacagagacacatcatttgttcccatttctttagtttgaGCTATGAAaaatgtgggagaaggatgtcatgacttctggcctagttacatcgtgtgccttgctaactggttcagatgaatattgttgatagttagaatgagcgtgtttatgataaactgcgaaagctaggtgcctccagagagggccacgtacacttgttatgataaaacggtataaaagggtgtcacaagatgagctcgtcggacattttgtaacattctgtatgcatatttgctgtgacagtttgttcaataaactccccaatggacggctgaccgacgcgtgattcgactctaatttctccacaacataatggtgaccccgaattcgtgagattttgcatctggatcccggcggagcgtgtcctttgtgccccgacaaccgacatcagctgtaaaaAGCCGGCAGGTTGGATCtttttcctaccattacgcagctGATTTCTGTTGGTGGAGCACGGCTGACCGCTTTTTCCGGCCTCCCCAAATCAAAAGAGCACAGTGGAGAGAGGATTCTGCGTCGGTAAGCATTTCATTgttacctctgcgcaggggggctgttgGAATTGTTTGAAATTGTGGGCCAAGGGGAGCCAAATGTTTGAATTAAGATAAAAattgggtgaacagcagctGGTGTGAGACGTGTTtggtaaagcagacagctgtgagcagctggtctggcttgtgttgttgtatttttgtgatTAAGAAGGGCTCGCTAATGCTCAGGTAGgaaataaatcgatgagtttaaactggaatagtggatacgcttttagagcgggcagGGTGGAAATCACCCGTTCATAGTGATGTCATAGAGCCAACGGCCGACCTTTGATGCATTGGGGGTAGGAATACCGTGGGACTATGGTTcgcattagtcattaatatatgtgaaaattaatttcactagtcaaggagtagacgaatgctggtaattgattgacttgcgaacataaaagtttgaaggtggaatcaaaacggcagttcaagaaaactccgaaaaagtcaattccagttctatacgagcacattttaagtatatatgtttatatcattttatatatctgcttagaactctttggagttatccgagacctcagtataaagacattttgagaagaaaattgaaattcGTGCATGTATTGACCACAGGAGATCATATTAAAGAGGTCACAGCTGataagtacacgtcagcatttgttgcattggtcaagaaaccatatcacaaggcttgtagggaaaacacattttgtattccatatatgccgacaccaacatgtcctgaaaaattaaaagtctaaatgaaagaaattgataatttaaaactgtgaagatttgaacggtgactgacacaaaactttgatcgactgacttggtgtgagtgtgttgGACCGGTCGTtctttgtctgtcaatgtgtgtgaaatcccgctgttttatgtgaatcaaaaaaaaaaaaaaaaagaagaagaaaagaaaaagttatttgGTGTGAGGAATCAAGGTTCcaactcatatcatcccttgacttttgagtattcgtagtattttaatttacactcagatttgcttcattgttataatttgcttaattgttatagttgccgcATTGATAGTTGGTTGAAATAAGGTGTGGTTGCAGTAATGAgatgtgatttttaaacgctgcgtgctgatttctttaatattgtgaattttggttgagtgcatcttattattattgaattattgaatactgctgtaaTTTGTGTTaggtttctaaagttctattttcaACGGACTTGTTGAAGGTGTTTGGATTTCAGGGGGAGAGCGAGGTGCTGCGCGGGCACGCTGCTGGTGTGGAGGCACGCCGCTGTCCTTGacatttttctgcttcttcaaatgttcgtgtgtgatcacattttctttccttgtgtcttccaggggcaatttatggttgaactgtaataattattagttttctttaggtaatgtgctaattgcggagttgttatcagttGAGTGAATTGGTTTCGCAATTCTAGAGGAGAGGTTCTGTCTCTAGTCCatttgaatgtgacattcctgataaagaaagttttcgcttatgcattgtttctgtgtcttttggtctgtattttccctgtccacagcgtgttaaattgtatttctttctctttcttaacaaatgccattttgaggtgaagaatagtgcaactgttatttctgtgttgtttggtttgtatttttttttccctgtccagctggaaagtttgtatttcttcctctttcttaacttgtcacaaaaagtgtgacaaacgccattttgagtaggggtgtggttcaattgttatgtttgggaggagttaataacagcctGGGAAGCGGGCttagtggtgtgttcatatttgattggttagaattcacgtggttcattggaggcgggcttagagatgtgttcatattttattggttagaagttatgtgtcccagacgtgtttcattggagatagatttagaggtgtgttcaaatttcattggtcaaaaaatatttttatttcattggtcagaattgacgtagctgtgacgtgcattgtatcatctggattggtagAGAGACATTGTGTATGGATTGGTTCGGAAGCATTtcgcctgagtcacttcaaacagagtaagcattaactgagctttcgattagcaataaattaacattgggtagcattagtaattCAGCTAGTactgattagcaataactagcgtTGTTTAGCAGTGATTAGCATTGGGTAACAAGAaagttagtattgattagcaataattagtattgattagcaatcactaacattgattagcgataattagcattgaatagcataattagcattcgattaacattggtcaacaaggaagctagtattgattagcaataagaagcattgattagcaatagttagcattggttagcattgttagcatttgttagcattttgttagccataattagcattgatcagaaatacaattagcattgattagcaatagcaataaggcaaatattggtttaaatcttaattagcaatagattagcatttattagcaacagctaggaagctaacatcaattggcattggttagcaaacattaacattagcaataatagtaaccgaactccaaactAGCTAAAGTAGcttaacattgaattaacattggtttaattaaaaaaaaaaaaaaaaacctagagcataagcttttaaagctaacataggctaaccttaacagtagcattgacaatatccaatccaataattagcagcatctaagctaaatttagccgagcattaaattagcattgattagagttagtttaatttaaattgactttcaagagttgtttataaaaaaaaaaaaaaaggggaataagaataataaataaggaaaatttagaaaataaataagtaaagaaaaagtcaaaagtcaatagaagggaactaaataggtgaaacaatggatgtaacaccaacaataatcatcagcgccaaacatcctgaacattccaaagatattaaaaagatatctcagaaatgggaaaaacgaacaaaaaataatgtctcaccctggccaaaaggtggcactttcaatgtaacggcctgtaagattatggaacaaaggattaaagcttgcaaaccaaaggacaaaagcaaaaagagacaggaaaaaagagagcttgaattaaaagttttacatttctttgaaaatgcagagctatatccaacactgccaggagcagtaaacatacaaggagattctaaaataaaagatcacaaaatatctcatgaacgtccagaaccacaaatagctgcatcaagcagtcatggagcttctgagccagacgccgtctgtaattcagatcaggcaacgggacagctcccacaataccaaaaatcacccaaactggcaccaccagttcaaaaggcatcttctgaagaacataagagtccaacagcgtcagcaccgagtttgatagaaatgacgcagggacagtatgtgccgtggcagacgctcgtcctaggggggctggttgccagactgccggacattcacacaggtgcaagcaaatggataagagcttttgaacaagagactgtggataaactgttgactgtgggacacattaaggcagtgtgggcactgggttttggaacttctaccatggagggcattttgagacacagtggccctcatttatcaagccgtcgtagaaagcatcgttgatatgagcggagaactcgtcgtacgcagaggctcaagtgagatttacagaacatgcgtaccac from Odontesthes bonariensis isolate fOdoBon6 chromosome 22, fOdoBon6.hap1, whole genome shotgun sequence encodes:
- the LOC142372538 gene encoding sialidase-3-like encodes the protein MAFAEKRHTSDDASTEALVMKTGTFIKDETTHDLKIQWSESKNVVEKSRLDGYRPMNPCPVYEKSTRTLFLFFISVEGTVSEPWQRFWGINKARLCYVTTTDGGQVWSKVTDLTDKMPQMKKWATFAVGPGHGLQTQTGRLIVPAYAYGSCCPSCFCIACFCAVPRAISLYSDDGGTTWQFGNMLGKKSVECEMAEISDAGGSRFLYCNARNDGGHRVEAVSDDSGGDFIILPSAGKLVETGCGCQGSVVSFPAQPEEVGSNKESEWLLYTHPTSPSKRVDLGVYLNKSPQDSAAWSQPWIINKGPSGYSDLAYLDEGWFACLMERGESSETEQIACNVFSYNQVYQSIGNYNMDSDNSSDSFSDPDTFFEVAESDPMLEDYVRGVMPYRYEPYLGELEPHGST